The Halomicronema hongdechloris C2206 genome includes a window with the following:
- a CDS encoding fimbrial biogenesis chaperone, whose product MKWVFQALAALLFLAVASINPALAFQLKPISQVFAPIGEGATKSYEVVNDSDERIAVEVSVVERNMDIDGQESYEPADEDFLVYPPQMILEPQSVQTVRVTWLGDPDPSQELTYRLVAEQLPINLADPDAQVTRPVGSVQILLRYLGSLYVRPADVAPDVQVASVEAITGSEGEAQVAITLANQGTASARLRDLQVSLTAQGTTLNLGPDQLDGMAGQIVLPGHQRRFVMPRPTNLANGEITATIEYRQEDE is encoded by the coding sequence ATGAAATGGGTATTCCAGGCATTGGCAGCATTACTATTCTTGGCAGTAGCCAGTATTAATCCTGCCCTGGCGTTTCAGCTGAAGCCAATTTCCCAGGTATTTGCTCCCATTGGGGAAGGGGCCACGAAGTCTTATGAAGTCGTGAATGATAGCGACGAGCGCATCGCCGTAGAAGTGTCGGTGGTGGAGCGCAACATGGATATCGATGGTCAAGAGTCCTATGAACCAGCTGACGAGGACTTTCTGGTTTATCCACCTCAAATGATTCTGGAGCCACAATCAGTCCAGACTGTGCGAGTGACCTGGTTAGGGGATCCAGACCCATCCCAAGAGTTAACCTATCGTCTGGTTGCCGAACAATTGCCAATTAACTTGGCTGATCCAGATGCCCAGGTGACGCGACCAGTGGGATCGGTGCAGATTTTGCTGCGTTACTTAGGCTCTCTCTATGTGCGCCCAGCGGATGTAGCGCCAGATGTTCAGGTCGCCTCTGTTGAGGCGATCACCGGTTCTGAGGGCGAGGCCCAGGTGGCGATTACCCTGGCGAATCAGGGCACAGCCAGTGCCCGCCTGCGAGACTTACAGGTAAGCTTAACCGCCCAAGGAACAACGCTCAATTTAGGTCCAGACCAACTGGACGGTATGGCTGGCCAGATCGTCTTGCCCGGTCATCAGCGTCGCTTTGTGATGCCACGGCCTACGAATTTAGCCAATGGTGAGATCACGGCCACGATCGAGTATCGTCAGGAGGACGAGTAG